A region from the Muribaculum gordoncarteri genome encodes:
- a CDS encoding ATP-binding cassette domain-containing protein: MDTIALDNVLPDVFASAAGDASAVDSDVWLCGVTFNRPGIYRIEAESGTGKSSMCSFIYGNRSDYRGRILFNGRDIRSFSVKEWCDMRVSHIALLPQEMRLFPELTVTENIEIKNRLTSFKTRDEITAMLERLEIADKADEPAARLSIGQQQRVAIVRSLCQPFDFLLLDEPVSHLDARNNSLVSQLILDEVNRQGAAVIATSVGYAIDIDPVKVLSL, translated from the coding sequence ATTGACACGATAGCTCTTGATAACGTTTTGCCCGATGTGTTCGCGTCGGCGGCAGGCGATGCGTCGGCCGTCGACTCCGATGTGTGGTTGTGCGGCGTTACATTCAATCGTCCGGGGATATATCGCATAGAGGCGGAGTCGGGCACCGGAAAATCGTCGATGTGCAGTTTCATCTACGGAAACCGAAGTGACTATCGGGGGCGCATACTTTTCAACGGGCGTGACATAAGGTCGTTTTCGGTGAAAGAGTGGTGTGACATGCGTGTTTCCCACATCGCCTTGCTCCCTCAGGAGATGCGGCTGTTTCCCGAACTTACAGTGACCGAGAATATCGAGATAAAGAATCGGCTCACCTCGTTTAAGACACGTGATGAGATAACGGCGATGCTTGAGCGCCTGGAGATTGCCGATAAGGCCGATGAACCGGCAGCGCGCCTGTCGATCGGTCAGCAACAGCGTGTTGCTATCGTGAGGTCGTTATGTCAACCGTTTGACTTCCTGTTGCTCGATGAGCCGGTGAGTCACCTTGACGCCCGCAACAACTCCTTGGTGTCGCAACTGATTCTCGATGAGGTCAACCGGCAGGGTGCGGCCGTCATCGCAACCTCGGTAGGATATGCCATCGACATTGATCCTGTAAAAGTTTTGTCATTATAA
- a CDS encoding very short patch repair endonuclease: protein MDTFSSNKRSAIMAAIRSKDTKPELIVRRYLWKRGYRYRKNVRGLPGTPDIVLRKYRVAIFVHGCFWHGHGDTKMPSTNSEFWRDKITRNKERDNRAKQRLKEMGWNVMTVWECQLRPANRAATLLEIESLLNRSYLSQYRRPEPEEDYAVAAEPTITYGKDI from the coding sequence ATGGATACGTTCAGTTCAAATAAGCGATCGGCGATAATGGCCGCTATACGCAGCAAGGACACGAAGCCCGAGCTGATAGTGCGCCGTTACCTGTGGAAACGCGGTTATCGTTATCGCAAAAACGTGCGCGGACTTCCCGGCACTCCCGACATAGTGCTGCGGAAGTACAGGGTAGCGATATTTGTACACGGATGTTTCTGGCACGGCCACGGCGACACGAAGATGCCGTCGACCAATTCAGAATTCTGGCGCGATAAGATAACCCGCAACAAGGAGCGTGACAACCGCGCCAAACAGCGTCTGAAAGAGATGGGATGGAACGTGATGACCGTGTGGGAGTGCCAGTTGCGACCCGCCAATCGTGCGGCCACACTGCTTGAAATCGAATCGCTGCTTAACCGTTCCTATCTATCGCAATACCGGCGGCCCGAACCTGAAGAGGATTATGCCGTAGCAGCCGAGCCTACGATAACTTACGGCAAGGACATTTAG
- a CDS encoding DUF4199 domain-containing protein — MNGTKKIFHSPYRRGADYGVWFGLYLTALFFATAYSMSQPPLGLLSLVLMSGVPAVIYIMLRRSYVSDLGKTLFSSLWMEGIMIFLCGGMIASFIAVMYMRWIEPNFLDHQVTMMIDLYNSTDWERGKEFAEMLQRARDQHLIPRPIELAVDMLWLIVFSGSILSMLMSLLVQARSVKPKKV; from the coding sequence ATGAACGGGACAAAGAAAATATTCCATTCACCCTATCGCCGCGGCGCCGATTACGGCGTATGGTTCGGCCTGTATCTGACCGCACTCTTCTTTGCAACGGCCTACTCCATGTCACAACCTCCGTTGGGACTTCTCTCCTTAGTTCTGATGTCGGGTGTTCCGGCCGTCATATACATCATGTTGCGTCGCTCCTATGTATCGGACCTTGGCAAGACTCTCTTTTCATCGCTGTGGATGGAGGGCATCATGATATTCCTGTGCGGCGGAATGATAGCCTCATTCATCGCAGTAATGTATATGCGATGGATCGAGCCGAATTTTCTTGACCATCAAGTGACGATGATGATCGACCTCTACAACTCCACCGACTGGGAGCGAGGGAAAGAGTTTGCCGAAATGCTTCAGCGCGCCCGCGACCAGCATCTCATACCACGACCAATCGAACTTGCCGTCGACATGCTGTGGCTCATAGTATTCTCAGGGTCGATACTGTCGATGCTGATGTCACTTCTCGTTCAGGCACGTTCGGTAAAACCTAAAAAAGTGTAA